A window of the Megalopta genalis isolate 19385.01 chromosome 2, iyMegGena1_principal, whole genome shotgun sequence genome harbors these coding sequences:
- the LOC117220608 gene encoding tRNA (cytosine(34)-C(5))-methyltransferase isoform X1 — MGKGRRQNINAAFEKYYKTQGIVPDNHWDLFMTKMKRKLPISFRINGSRIEAKKLLEILQRDFLNVILNVNRRNKEKTETLRCLPFYPDCLAWQLYWTGRKLHKLLVTEEFCGNVIRQEVATMIPPLLLDMKPSHKVLDMCAGLNTFQLIEMLHSGEENGLPEGFIVTNSLKISHCHRIIDQSKFRNSPCTLITNHDASIFPNLMLAKSDDAKEDLKFDRILADVPSSEDGAIRGNFIKWRTWSPADGNDLHEVQYRIARRGLVLLTVGGRMVYSTRSLNPIENEAVLHRLLLETKDSVRIVDGRDLVPGLVCDPGLSRWFLASKDLKYYLSWERDLPTEVQPHMFPPKSKDAAKFHFERCMRILPHHQDTSGFFMAILEKVKPLPWESNQNESEAKENSEELNLNEEADHQKLNLDEEADCQELNLDEEADCQKLNLDEEADHQKLNLDEEADCQELKLDEEADCQELNLDQEADYEELNLDQEADYEELNLDEEAEDDEEVEEDKDHQFVCRKRKLSDDQDPSDLNMELKRAKEELSEDRFVFLKDDQEGIYWTSIKDFYGITDEFDANLLVRDTRGRKRGIHYMSPEIRNVFVSNKDEMKLISIGVRAFMLKKKQKSIPRYRLTFNGLEFLINYVSDTKKFPINRKDLVTILLNMDARRAGETVTLDPDTEEYLKALKSENRILIYEEMGTDYENPLKLNIIGFEDTIPPKIRKPAYHVKHYLCLLGDDCSMFDRRKYKHRAKGTEVEIQPEMIDEVNIDEDSSD, encoded by the exons atGGGGAAAGGACGTAGACAG aACATAAATGCagcatttgaaaaatattaCAAAACTCAGGGAATTGTACCAGATAACCACTGGGACTTATTTATGACTAAGATGAAAAGGAAACTGCCAATATCTTTTAGGATTAATGGATCCAGAATAGAAGCTAAAAAATTACTTGAGATTCTTCAGAGGGATTTTTTGAATGTAATTCTAAATGTCAATCgtagaaacaaagaaaaaacaGAGACATTACGTTGTCTGCCATTTTATCCCGATTGCTTAGCTTGGCAGTTATATTGGACTGGGAGAAAGCTACATAAATTGTTAGTTACTGAAGAATTTTGTGGAAACGTCATACGACAAGAAGTGGCTACCATGATACCACCTTTATTATTAGATATGAAACCTTCACATAAG GTTTTAGATATGTGTGCTGGATTAAATACATTTCAGCTTATAGAAATGCTACATTCAGGTGAGGAGAATGGTCTGCCAG AGGGTTTTATAGTAACCAATAGTTTGAAGATTAGTCATTGTCACCGGATTATAGATCAATCGAAGTTCCGCAATAGCCCATGTACTTTGATAACAAATCACGATGCTTCTATTTTTCCTAATTTAATGCTTGCAAAATCAGATGATGCTAAAGAAGACTTAAA ATTTGATAGAATACTTGCTGACGTACCCAGCAGTGAAGATGGTGCAATAAGGGGAAATTTTATTAAGTGGCGTACGTGGAGTCCAGCTGATGGTAACGATCTTCATGA AGTTCAATATAGGATAGCGAGGAGAGGCTTGGTCCTATTAACAGTGGGTGGCAGAATGGTATATTCCACTCGCTCattaaatccaattgaaaatgAAGCAGTTTTACATAGACTTCTCCTTGAGACTAAAGATTCTGTTCGTATAGTTGATGGCAGGGATTTGGTTCCTGGATTAGTATGTGATCCAG GTCTGTCACGTTGGTTTCTGGCATCGAaagatttaaaatattatttatcatGGGAACGGGATCTGCCCACAGAAGTGCAACCACACATGTTTCCACCAAAATCAAAGGATGCTGCCAAATTCCATTTTGAGCGatg TATGAGGATATTACCACATCACCAAGATACGAGTGGTTTCTTCATGGCCATTTTAGAAAAAGTAAAACCATTACCTTGGGAATCGAATCAGAATGAGTCTGAAGCTAAGGAAAACTCTGAAGAATTAAATCTGAATGAAGAGGCAGATCATCAAAAATTAAATCTGGATGAAGAGGCAGATTGTCAAGAATTAAATCTGGATGAAGAGGCAGATTGTCAAAAATTAAATCTGGATGAAGAGGCAGATCATCAAAAATTAAATCTGGATGAAGAGGCAGATTGTCAAGAATTAAAACTGGATGAAGAGGCAGATTGTCAAGAATTAAATCTGGATCAAGAGGCAGATTATGAAGAATTAAATCTGGATCAAGAGGCAGATTATGAAGAATTAAATCTGGATGAAGAGGCAGAAGATGATGAAGAGGTAGAAGAAGATAAAGATCACCAATTTGTTTGTAGGAAAAGAAAATTAAGTGATGATCAGGATCCTTCAGATCTGAATATGGAACTCAAAAGAGCTAAGGAAGAGCTTAGCGAAGATCGATTTGTTTTCTTGAAAGATGATCAGGAGGGTATCTACTGGACATCAATTAA GGATTTCTATGGTATAACTgacgaatttgatgctaatttaTTAGTAAGAGATACGCGTGGTAGGAAAAGAGGCATTCACTATATGTCACCCGAAATTCGTAACGTTTTTGTTTCGAATAAGGATGAGATGAAATTGATAAGTATTGGAGTGAGAGCATTTAtgcttaaaaaaaaacaaaagtcCATTCCCCGGTATAGACTTACGTTCAATGGGCTAGAGTTTCTTATCAATTATGTTAGTGATACCAAAAAATTTCCAATAAATAGGAAAGATTTGGTAACAATATTGCTAAATATGGATGCTAGGAGAGCAGGCGAAACAGTAACGCTTGATCCAGATACAGAAGAATATTTAAAAGCTCTCA aatCAGAAAACAGGATATTAATTTATGAAGAAATGGGGACTGATTATGAGAATCCattgaaattaaatataataggaTTCGAGGATACTATACCTCCCAAGATTCGTAAACCTGCATATCATGTGAAGCATTATTTATGTTTGCTGGGAGATGATTGTTCAATGTTCG ATAGGAGAAAATACAAGCATCGCGCCAAAGGAACAGAAGTTGAAATTCAACCAGAAATGATTGATGAagtaaatattgatgaagataGTTCCGATTAG
- the LOC117220608 gene encoding tRNA (cytosine(34)-C(5))-methyltransferase isoform X2: MNINAAFEKYYKTQGIVPDNHWDLFMTKMKRKLPISFRINGSRIEAKKLLEILQRDFLNVILNVNRRNKEKTETLRCLPFYPDCLAWQLYWTGRKLHKLLVTEEFCGNVIRQEVATMIPPLLLDMKPSHKVLDMCAGLNTFQLIEMLHSGEENGLPEGFIVTNSLKISHCHRIIDQSKFRNSPCTLITNHDASIFPNLMLAKSDDAKEDLKFDRILADVPSSEDGAIRGNFIKWRTWSPADGNDLHEVQYRIARRGLVLLTVGGRMVYSTRSLNPIENEAVLHRLLLETKDSVRIVDGRDLVPGLVCDPGLSRWFLASKDLKYYLSWERDLPTEVQPHMFPPKSKDAAKFHFERCMRILPHHQDTSGFFMAILEKVKPLPWESNQNESEAKENSEELNLNEEADHQKLNLDEEADCQELNLDEEADCQKLNLDEEADHQKLNLDEEADCQELKLDEEADCQELNLDQEADYEELNLDQEADYEELNLDEEAEDDEEVEEDKDHQFVCRKRKLSDDQDPSDLNMELKRAKEELSEDRFVFLKDDQEGIYWTSIKDFYGITDEFDANLLVRDTRGRKRGIHYMSPEIRNVFVSNKDEMKLISIGVRAFMLKKKQKSIPRYRLTFNGLEFLINYVSDTKKFPINRKDLVTILLNMDARRAGETVTLDPDTEEYLKALKSENRILIYEEMGTDYENPLKLNIIGFEDTIPPKIRKPAYHVKHYLCLLGDDCSMFDRRKYKHRAKGTEVEIQPEMIDEVNIDEDSSD, translated from the exons ATG aACATAAATGCagcatttgaaaaatattaCAAAACTCAGGGAATTGTACCAGATAACCACTGGGACTTATTTATGACTAAGATGAAAAGGAAACTGCCAATATCTTTTAGGATTAATGGATCCAGAATAGAAGCTAAAAAATTACTTGAGATTCTTCAGAGGGATTTTTTGAATGTAATTCTAAATGTCAATCgtagaaacaaagaaaaaacaGAGACATTACGTTGTCTGCCATTTTATCCCGATTGCTTAGCTTGGCAGTTATATTGGACTGGGAGAAAGCTACATAAATTGTTAGTTACTGAAGAATTTTGTGGAAACGTCATACGACAAGAAGTGGCTACCATGATACCACCTTTATTATTAGATATGAAACCTTCACATAAG GTTTTAGATATGTGTGCTGGATTAAATACATTTCAGCTTATAGAAATGCTACATTCAGGTGAGGAGAATGGTCTGCCAG AGGGTTTTATAGTAACCAATAGTTTGAAGATTAGTCATTGTCACCGGATTATAGATCAATCGAAGTTCCGCAATAGCCCATGTACTTTGATAACAAATCACGATGCTTCTATTTTTCCTAATTTAATGCTTGCAAAATCAGATGATGCTAAAGAAGACTTAAA ATTTGATAGAATACTTGCTGACGTACCCAGCAGTGAAGATGGTGCAATAAGGGGAAATTTTATTAAGTGGCGTACGTGGAGTCCAGCTGATGGTAACGATCTTCATGA AGTTCAATATAGGATAGCGAGGAGAGGCTTGGTCCTATTAACAGTGGGTGGCAGAATGGTATATTCCACTCGCTCattaaatccaattgaaaatgAAGCAGTTTTACATAGACTTCTCCTTGAGACTAAAGATTCTGTTCGTATAGTTGATGGCAGGGATTTGGTTCCTGGATTAGTATGTGATCCAG GTCTGTCACGTTGGTTTCTGGCATCGAaagatttaaaatattatttatcatGGGAACGGGATCTGCCCACAGAAGTGCAACCACACATGTTTCCACCAAAATCAAAGGATGCTGCCAAATTCCATTTTGAGCGatg TATGAGGATATTACCACATCACCAAGATACGAGTGGTTTCTTCATGGCCATTTTAGAAAAAGTAAAACCATTACCTTGGGAATCGAATCAGAATGAGTCTGAAGCTAAGGAAAACTCTGAAGAATTAAATCTGAATGAAGAGGCAGATCATCAAAAATTAAATCTGGATGAAGAGGCAGATTGTCAAGAATTAAATCTGGATGAAGAGGCAGATTGTCAAAAATTAAATCTGGATGAAGAGGCAGATCATCAAAAATTAAATCTGGATGAAGAGGCAGATTGTCAAGAATTAAAACTGGATGAAGAGGCAGATTGTCAAGAATTAAATCTGGATCAAGAGGCAGATTATGAAGAATTAAATCTGGATCAAGAGGCAGATTATGAAGAATTAAATCTGGATGAAGAGGCAGAAGATGATGAAGAGGTAGAAGAAGATAAAGATCACCAATTTGTTTGTAGGAAAAGAAAATTAAGTGATGATCAGGATCCTTCAGATCTGAATATGGAACTCAAAAGAGCTAAGGAAGAGCTTAGCGAAGATCGATTTGTTTTCTTGAAAGATGATCAGGAGGGTATCTACTGGACATCAATTAA GGATTTCTATGGTATAACTgacgaatttgatgctaatttaTTAGTAAGAGATACGCGTGGTAGGAAAAGAGGCATTCACTATATGTCACCCGAAATTCGTAACGTTTTTGTTTCGAATAAGGATGAGATGAAATTGATAAGTATTGGAGTGAGAGCATTTAtgcttaaaaaaaaacaaaagtcCATTCCCCGGTATAGACTTACGTTCAATGGGCTAGAGTTTCTTATCAATTATGTTAGTGATACCAAAAAATTTCCAATAAATAGGAAAGATTTGGTAACAATATTGCTAAATATGGATGCTAGGAGAGCAGGCGAAACAGTAACGCTTGATCCAGATACAGAAGAATATTTAAAAGCTCTCA aatCAGAAAACAGGATATTAATTTATGAAGAAATGGGGACTGATTATGAGAATCCattgaaattaaatataataggaTTCGAGGATACTATACCTCCCAAGATTCGTAAACCTGCATATCATGTGAAGCATTATTTATGTTTGCTGGGAGATGATTGTTCAATGTTCG ATAGGAGAAAATACAAGCATCGCGCCAAAGGAACAGAAGTTGAAATTCAACCAGAAATGATTGATGAagtaaatattgatgaagataGTTCCGATTAG